In the Magnetospira sp. QH-2 genome, one interval contains:
- a CDS encoding DMT family transporter: protein MARLPNSLSDPDQRVFLAALIGSTFLMGASFIAGKALLARADPFPLTGWRFLVAGVATLPLVYWDLRAKGLGFRAHLFPPPDQWPVILFVGLVQTGLVMGLLFLSMQTLSASTSAILLFTNPLWVGLAAPFLLGERLTVLAKVGLVIGVIGVAFAVGGGHLSHDPTGYVLGLGGGLAFACATLGQKKFQVRVRPFVLAFWQMLIGGSALLLAAAVTGHIWIGGLQGADWATFLWLAIPSSTGSFGLWAVALSKGGAARSSGFLFLVPLFAVLLSVLILQTPIEPRQLLGGLMIGFAIWAINRRSKSRQRA, encoded by the coding sequence ATGGCCCGCCTCCCAAACTCCCTATCCGATCCGGATCAACGGGTATTTCTGGCGGCCTTGATCGGCTCCACGTTTCTCATGGGCGCCTCGTTCATCGCCGGGAAGGCCTTGCTGGCCCGGGCAGACCCGTTTCCACTGACCGGTTGGCGTTTCCTTGTGGCCGGTGTCGCCACCCTGCCGTTGGTCTATTGGGATTTACGCGCCAAGGGGCTGGGATTTCGCGCTCACTTGTTTCCCCCACCGGATCAGTGGCCAGTGATTCTATTCGTTGGGCTGGTTCAGACCGGGCTGGTCATGGGTCTGTTGTTTCTGTCCATGCAGACCTTGAGTGCCTCCACTTCGGCGATTCTGCTGTTTACCAATCCCTTATGGGTGGGTCTGGCGGCCCCTTTTTTGCTCGGTGAGCGCCTGACCGTCCTTGCGAAAGTCGGCCTGGTCATCGGAGTCATCGGTGTCGCCTTCGCCGTTGGCGGCGGTCACTTGTCCCATGACCCGACCGGTTATGTGCTGGGCTTGGGCGGGGGCCTGGCCTTTGCCTGCGCGACCCTCGGCCAAAAAAAGTTTCAAGTCAGGGTGCGGCCCTTTGTACTCGCCTTTTGGCAGATGCTCATCGGCGGGTCGGCTCTATTGCTGGCAGCCGCCGTCACGGGCCATATCTGGATCGGCGGTCTTCAAGGAGCGGACTGGGCAACCTTCCTTTGGTTGGCCATCCCCTCCTCTACCGGATCCTTCGGGCTTTGGGCCGTGGCCCTGAGCAAGGGCGGCGCCGCCCGCAGCAGCGGCTTTCTGTTCCTGGTCCCGCTGTTCGCCGTCTTGCTATCGGTACTGATTCTACAGACGCCCATTGAGCCTCGGCAGCTCCTGGGTGGGCTCATGATCGGTTTTGCCATATGGGCCATCAACCGTCGTTCAAAGTCCCGGCAACGCGCCTAA
- a CDS encoding LysR family transcriptional regulator: MDRLLQMHLFVRLVEARSFSAVAQERNLSQSTVSKQMAALEGHLGARLLNRSTRRISLTEEGASYYEKCRTILESVAEAEAGVSGAAASPTGTLRLACPLSFGARRIAPLLPSILKDSPDFSIELVMSDRSIDLVEEGVDLAIRIGPLADSALMVQRIGTTWRELVASAEYLQQMREPKDLNDLSGHNCLINTGFSSPDHWHFMVGEDLRSVPVQGTVRANNSGALRECALAGVGIGLIPIWQVEEDLRLGRLQRVLPSLSPAPLPIHALYPRGGFVPAKVRLTLDRLKKAFRR, translated from the coding sequence ATGGATCGTCTCCTCCAGATGCATCTTTTTGTCCGTCTGGTCGAGGCGCGGAGTTTTTCCGCCGTGGCCCAAGAACGGAACCTGTCCCAGTCGACGGTCTCCAAACAGATGGCGGCCCTGGAAGGCCATCTGGGGGCCCGGTTGCTCAATCGTTCGACCCGCCGTATTTCGCTCACGGAAGAGGGCGCGAGCTACTACGAGAAATGCCGGACTATTCTGGAATCCGTAGCCGAAGCCGAAGCGGGGGTTTCCGGGGCAGCGGCCTCACCGACGGGGACTCTCCGCCTGGCCTGTCCCTTGTCCTTTGGGGCACGCCGGATTGCGCCGTTGCTGCCATCCATCCTCAAAGACAGCCCAGATTTTTCCATCGAACTGGTGATGAGCGATCGGTCCATTGATCTGGTCGAGGAAGGGGTCGATCTGGCGATCCGCATCGGACCCCTGGCTGATAGCGCCCTGATGGTCCAGCGGATCGGTACAACCTGGCGCGAACTGGTGGCCAGTGCCGAGTACCTGCAACAGATGCGCGAGCCCAAGGATTTGAATGATCTCAGCGGCCATAACTGTCTGATCAACACCGGTTTTTCCAGTCCCGATCATTGGCATTTTATGGTGGGGGAAGATTTACGCTCTGTCCCGGTGCAGGGGACCGTCCGGGCCAACAATTCCGGCGCCCTGCGAGAATGCGCGCTGGCCGGCGTGGGGATCGGTCTGATTCCCATCTGGCAGGTCGAGGAGGATCTCAGGTTGGGGCGCCTGCAAAGAGTGCTGCCGAGCCTGAGTCCGGCACCGCTCCCCATTCACGCTCTCTATCCCCGGGGTGGCTTTGTTCCGGCAAAGGTCCGGCTCACCCTGGACCGGCTGAAAAAGGCGTTTAGACGCTAA
- the accC gene encoding acetyl-CoA carboxylase biotin carboxylase subunit, with protein MFEKVLIANRGEIALRIHRACKEMGIRTVAVHSTADADAMHARLADEAVCIGPAQAKDSYLNVAAILSAADITGADAIHPGYGFLSENADFASMVEEHGFTFIGPSPDHITMMGDKIAAKNAAMETGIPVVPGSDGAVVSHDEALKIAKDIGYPVLIKASAGGGGRGMKVAQNEKELLEAWQFARSEAKAAFGNDEVYMEKYLQKPRHIEIQILADLHGNVVHLGERDCSLQRRHQKLLEEAPSPALNWSQRNEIGEIACNAMRKLGYRSVGTIEFLYENGEFFFIEMNTRLQVEHPVTEMICGLDLVREMIRVSSGAPLGYTQESLRFSGHAIECRINAEDPETFLPSPGVVGDYHTPGGLGVRVDSAIYSGYRIPPYYDSMVGKLIVHGANRNECLMRLRRCLGEYVIDGIRTTIPLHQRLVDNPEFINGDYDIHWLENFVGMDQSL; from the coding sequence ATGTTCGAGAAGGTCCTGATCGCCAACCGAGGCGAAATCGCGCTCCGTATCCACCGGGCGTGCAAGGAAATGGGAATTCGGACCGTGGCGGTGCATTCCACCGCGGACGCTGACGCCATGCATGCGCGTTTGGCCGACGAGGCCGTCTGCATCGGACCGGCTCAGGCCAAGGACTCCTATTTGAATGTCGCGGCAATTCTCTCGGCCGCCGATATCACCGGGGCCGACGCCATCCACCCGGGATACGGCTTTCTGTCGGAAAACGCCGATTTTGCCTCCATGGTCGAAGAACATGGCTTCACTTTCATTGGCCCGTCGCCCGACCATATCACCATGATGGGCGACAAGATCGCGGCCAAGAACGCGGCGATGGAAACCGGCATTCCGGTGGTACCAGGTTCCGATGGCGCGGTGGTCTCCCATGATGAAGCCCTGAAAATCGCCAAAGACATCGGCTATCCCGTGCTGATCAAAGCGTCTGCCGGTGGCGGCGGTCGCGGCATGAAAGTGGCGCAGAACGAGAAGGAACTTTTGGAGGCCTGGCAGTTTGCCCGCTCCGAGGCCAAGGCCGCCTTCGGCAACGATGAAGTCTATATGGAGAAGTACCTCCAAAAGCCCCGCCATATCGAGATTCAGATTCTCGCCGATCTGCATGGCAATGTGGTGCATCTGGGCGAGCGCGATTGCTCCTTGCAACGCCGCCACCAGAAGCTTTTGGAAGAGGCCCCCTCTCCGGCCCTGAACTGGAGCCAACGCAACGAAATTGGCGAGATCGCCTGTAACGCCATGCGCAAGCTGGGCTATCGCAGCGTTGGCACCATCGAATTCCTGTATGAAAACGGCGAATTCTTTTTCATCGAAATGAACACCCGTTTGCAGGTGGAGCACCCGGTTACGGAGATGATCTGTGGACTGGATCTGGTCCGCGAAATGATTCGTGTCTCCTCCGGCGCGCCGTTGGGCTACACCCAGGAATCCCTGCGCTTTTCCGGCCATGCCATCGAATGCCGGATCAACGCGGAAGACCCGGAAACCTTTCTGCCCTCACCGGGCGTGGTCGGTGACTACCACACCCCGGGCGGCCTGGGCGTTCGAGTGGATTCAGCCATCTATTCCGGATACCGCATTCCGCCCTATTACGATTCCATGGTCGGCAAGCTGATCGTTCATGGCGCCAATCGCAATGAATGCCTGATGCGTCTGCGTCGCTGTCTGGGTGAATATGTCATCGACGGTATTCGCACCACCATCCCCCTGCATCAACGTCTGGTCGACAATCCCGAATTCATCAATGGCGATTACGATATCCACTGGCTGGAAAATTTTGTCGGGATGGATCAAAGCCTTTAG
- a CDS encoding acetyl-CoA carboxylase biotin carboxyl carrier protein subunit produces the protein MSTKTQKPVIEAEMIRALAELLDETGLTEIEYGTESIQVRVARQVTAAATVAAPVAAAQASGAAPAAVADDPGDHPGALRSPMVGVVYTAPEPGAEAFIRVGDTVTEGQTILLIEAMKVFNPIPAPKSGKISRILVSSGAPVEFNEPLLIIE, from the coding sequence ATGAGCACCAAGACCCAAAAACCCGTCATCGAAGCCGAGATGATTCGCGCGCTGGCTGAACTTCTCGATGAAACGGGCCTGACTGAAATCGAGTACGGCACCGAGAGTATTCAGGTACGCGTGGCGCGTCAGGTGACCGCCGCCGCCACGGTGGCCGCGCCCGTTGCCGCCGCGCAGGCCAGCGGCGCCGCCCCTGCTGCCGTGGCAGACGACCCTGGTGATCACCCGGGAGCTTTGCGCTCCCCTATGGTGGGTGTGGTCTATACGGCCCCCGAACCGGGCGCGGAGGCCTTTATCCGGGTCGGCGACACGGTCACCGAGGGCCAAACCATCTTGCTGATCGAGGCCATGAAGGTATTCAACCCCATCCCGGCACCCAAGAGCGGCAAGATCAGCCGCATCCTGGTCAGCAGTGGCGCTCCGGTGGAATTCAACGAGCCCTTACTCATCATCGAATAA
- the aroQ gene encoding type II 3-dehydroquinate dehydratase, giving the protein MRVLLLNGPNLNMLGRREPEIYGRQTLSELESLCVEHGQGLGFDVLCRQSNYEGKLVEWIQGAGDKYNAIIINPGAYTHTSIAILDALLSVDLPTVEVHLSNIHRREDFRHNSYVSKAAWGVICGFGPQGYLMALDALFRRFSPTETMEA; this is encoded by the coding sequence ATGCGGGTTTTATTGCTCAACGGCCCCAATTTAAACATGCTCGGACGGCGAGAACCGGAGATTTATGGTCGCCAGACCCTGTCCGAACTTGAATCACTGTGCGTGGAGCACGGACAGGGACTGGGCTTCGACGTCCTGTGCCGCCAAAGCAATTACGAAGGCAAGCTCGTCGAGTGGATTCAGGGTGCCGGAGACAAATACAACGCCATCATCATCAATCCCGGCGCCTATACCCATACTTCCATCGCCATTCTGGACGCCCTGTTATCGGTGGACCTGCCCACCGTCGAGGTTCATTTGTCCAACATTCACCGGCGAGAGGATTTTCGCCACAATTCGTATGTATCGAAGGCGGCCTGGGGGGTGATCTGCGGCTTTGGCCCGCAAGGCTACCTGATGGCTTTGGACGCTTTGTTCCGCCGTTTCTCCCCTACCGAGACCATGGAGGCCTAA
- a CDS encoding transcriptional regulator, with product MYADQTLTPKEATRLCALGTLAQGNLSYAALASSVRHFISRITGPSLDLMGSSIELLKYEGLIEALDGSGLEDNATLSITEKGHTELRALLTAPLRSGTSELNKLITALKFRYLHLLDVPNRRNQAEMLIDLCETEMVRLEDLRAHHAEDGGYLIAWLDHDIEVHDKQAQWLRGFLESL from the coding sequence ATGTATGCCGATCAGACACTCACGCCGAAAGAAGCCACCCGGCTTTGCGCGCTGGGGACATTGGCCCAAGGGAACCTGAGCTACGCCGCCTTGGCCTCTTCCGTTCGGCATTTCATCAGCCGCATCACCGGCCCGTCGCTGGATTTGATGGGATCGTCCATCGAACTCCTGAAGTACGAAGGCTTGATCGAGGCCCTGGATGGATCGGGACTGGAAGACAACGCTACTCTCTCCATCACCGAAAAAGGCCATACCGAACTGCGGGCGCTGCTGACCGCCCCCTTGCGCTCCGGCACCAGCGAATTGAACAAGCTGATCACGGCGCTCAAGTTCCGCTATTTGCACTTGCTCGATGTGCCGAACCGCCGCAATCAAGCCGAAATGCTCATCGACCTTTGCGAGACGGAAATGGTTCGCTTGGAAGACCTTCGCGCCCATCATGCCGAAGATGGCGGATACCTGATTGCCTGGCTCGATCACGATATCGAAGTGCATGATAAGCAGGCTCAATGGCTGCGTGGTTTCCTCGAATCCTTATAA
- a CDS encoding EAL domain-containing protein has translation MMGQPVAETDRLQSERFLAFAFAAGDLLMEVDGEGVIRFCRGTSDQLLGCKPAQLEGQPLEDAVPANYKVIAQEILRRLRETGRARQISIEIQCGHGDSRLFSISGILLPDRGGTYNLVCSRELKPKTPPKAEMDTEEFGDAVQESLKKAKELGQDVNLSLLDISQATQAEGMDPEKAKEVEAAAVEALRAWAVPDGPVAKLEDGKIGLVHDAEIGEENIGKRVNDLLKNLTGRQDLEVQTATIEAAAEGLSEGDVSKALAHTIKKFVDEGTENLSGMNLADGYQSAVADNLARVQNVRSIIDSADFTLHFQPIVDLEKWGVHHFEALARIREGNEFVPPGRIIAFAEEVGIITDFDEKVCRKAISMVRAGNKIPSAARIAINLSGRSVANMAFMDDLLDLLKANSDICNRLMVEVTEYTEIKDLGLVNNVLDQLRNMKIQVCIDDFGAGAATFQYLAGLQVDFVKIDGQYIREAFTKIEGRPFLKAIAGLCRDLKIRTIGEMVENEKTVWLLHDLGVNYAQGHFFGRAMANVSNFDLGKTPRK, from the coding sequence ATGATGGGCCAGCCGGTCGCCGAAACGGACAGACTGCAAAGCGAACGGTTTTTGGCCTTTGCCTTTGCCGCCGGTGATCTGCTCATGGAGGTGGATGGCGAGGGAGTGATTCGCTTCTGCCGGGGAACATCGGATCAGCTTTTAGGCTGCAAGCCCGCCCAACTGGAAGGACAACCGCTCGAAGATGCGGTTCCCGCCAATTACAAAGTCATTGCCCAAGAGATCCTGCGTCGCCTGAGGGAAACCGGGCGGGCCCGTCAGATTTCCATCGAAATCCAATGCGGCCACGGGGACTCTCGGCTGTTTTCGATATCGGGTATTTTGCTTCCTGATCGGGGAGGGACCTACAATCTCGTTTGTTCCCGCGAGCTGAAACCCAAAACCCCGCCCAAAGCGGAAATGGATACCGAGGAGTTCGGCGACGCGGTTCAGGAAAGTCTGAAAAAAGCCAAGGAACTTGGCCAGGACGTCAATCTCTCGCTATTGGATATTTCCCAAGCCACCCAGGCCGAGGGCATGGATCCGGAAAAGGCCAAGGAAGTGGAAGCCGCGGCGGTGGAAGCCTTGCGTGCCTGGGCGGTGCCCGATGGTCCGGTGGCCAAGCTGGAAGACGGCAAGATCGGTCTGGTCCATGATGCGGAAATCGGCGAGGAGAATATCGGGAAGCGGGTCAATGACCTGTTGAAGAACCTCACCGGGCGCCAGGACTTGGAAGTCCAGACGGCGACCATTGAAGCCGCCGCCGAAGGTTTGAGCGAAGGCGATGTCTCCAAGGCGCTGGCCCATACCATCAAGAAGTTCGTCGACGAGGGCACCGAGAACCTCAGCGGCATGAATCTGGCCGATGGGTACCAAAGCGCTGTGGCCGACAATCTGGCCCGGGTGCAGAATGTCCGGAGCATTATCGACAGCGCCGATTTCACTTTGCATTTCCAGCCCATCGTCGATCTGGAGAAATGGGGCGTGCACCATTTCGAAGCCTTGGCCCGCATTCGCGAAGGCAATGAGTTCGTCCCTCCAGGGCGCATTATCGCCTTTGCCGAGGAAGTGGGAATTATCACTGACTTCGATGAAAAGGTATGCCGCAAGGCCATCTCCATGGTCCGGGCAGGCAACAAGATCCCATCCGCGGCGCGCATTGCCATCAATCTGTCCGGTCGATCCGTGGCCAACATGGCGTTCATGGACGATTTGCTGGACCTGTTGAAAGCCAACTCGGATATCTGTAATCGGCTCATGGTCGAAGTGACGGAATATACCGAGATCAAGGACCTGGGGCTGGTCAACAACGTGCTCGACCAGCTGCGCAACATGAAGATTCAGGTCTGCATTGATGATTTCGGCGCCGGGGCGGCAACCTTCCAGTATCTGGCCGGATTGCAGGTGGATTTTGTCAAGATCGACGGCCAGTACATTCGCGAGGCCTTCACCAAGATCGAAGGTCGCCCGTTCTTGAAGGCCATCGCCGGGCTGTGCCGGGACCTGAAGATCCGCACCATTGGCGAAATGGTGGAAAATGAAAAGACCGTCTGGCTGTTGCACGATCTGGGAGTGAACTATGCCCAGGGACACTTCTTCGGGCGCGCCATGGCCAACGTCTCAAACTTTGATCTGGGTAAGACGCCGCGCAAATAG
- the hemA gene encoding 5-aminolevulinate synthase codes for MNYEQFFTDQIKALKEEGRYRVFADLERKMGEFPKAINHYHGGEREITVWCSNDYLGQGQNPEVLNAMHEALDKSGAGAGGTRNISGTNHYHVLLEQELADLHGKEAALVFGSAWVANLTTISTIAAMVPDMVLISDAKNHNSMIEGMRHSRAQKLIFRHNDLKDLEEKLKSVDPARPKMVLFESVYSMNGHIAPIKEICDLADNYGAMTFIDEVHAVGMYGQRGGGVCEREGLNDRLTVIQGTMAKAFGVVGGYIAGSKDMCDFVRSYGTGFIFSTSMPPTVAAGCLASIRYLKEHNEVRERHQERSQTLKTRLIAEGLPVMDNPSHIVPVQVGDAVLCKQASDMLMDEFGIYVQPINFPTVPRGTERLRFTPTPLHSDEMMDHLVDSLKTVWDRLGLKFQKAA; via the coding sequence ATGAACTACGAACAATTTTTCACGGACCAGATCAAGGCGCTGAAAGAAGAAGGCCGCTATCGGGTCTTTGCCGATCTGGAACGGAAAATGGGCGAGTTCCCGAAAGCCATCAATCACTACCATGGTGGTGAGCGCGAAATCACCGTCTGGTGCTCCAACGATTACCTTGGACAGGGCCAGAACCCGGAAGTGCTGAACGCCATGCATGAGGCACTCGACAAGAGCGGTGCTGGCGCTGGCGGCACCCGAAACATTTCGGGTACCAATCATTATCACGTCCTTTTGGAACAGGAATTGGCCGACCTGCATGGCAAGGAGGCCGCGTTGGTCTTCGGCTCCGCCTGGGTTGCCAACCTGACGACCATCAGCACAATTGCCGCCATGGTCCCGGACATGGTGCTGATCTCGGACGCCAAGAACCACAATTCCATGATCGAGGGCATGCGCCATTCGCGCGCTCAGAAACTGATCTTCCGCCACAACGACCTGAAGGACCTGGAAGAGAAGCTGAAAAGCGTCGATCCGGCCCGGCCGAAAATGGTGTTGTTTGAATCGGTCTATTCCATGAACGGCCATATTGCGCCGATCAAGGAGATCTGCGACCTGGCCGACAACTACGGCGCCATGACCTTCATCGACGAAGTGCACGCGGTGGGCATGTATGGCCAACGCGGCGGCGGTGTCTGTGAACGCGAGGGCCTCAATGATCGCCTGACCGTCATTCAGGGCACCATGGCCAAGGCCTTTGGCGTGGTTGGCGGCTATATTGCCGGATCCAAGGATATGTGTGATTTCGTCCGCTCCTATGGCACCGGCTTTATTTTCTCCACCTCCATGCCGCCGACCGTCGCCGCCGGCTGCCTGGCTTCCATTCGTTACCTCAAGGAGCACAACGAGGTCCGCGAACGGCATCAAGAGCGTTCCCAGACCCTCAAGACCCGCTTGATCGCCGAAGGATTGCCGGTGATGGACAATCCGAGCCATATCGTGCCGGTGCAAGTGGGCGACGCGGTGCTTTGCAAGCAAGCCAGCGACATGCTGATGGACGAGTTCGGCATCTATGTGCAGCCCATCAACTTTCCCACCGTGCCGCGTGGCACCGAGCGCCTGCGGTTCACCCCCACGCCGCTGCATAGCGACGAGATGATGGACCATCTGGTGGACTCGCTGAAAACCGTGTGGGACCGGCTGGGCTTGAAGTTCCAAAAGGCTGCCTGA
- a CDS encoding DsrE/DsrF/DrsH-like family protein, which yields MNAISKKAVPQALRDAPALDANLQALIDRRVEERFQELMQQREAERVPRLSIIATKGTLDMAYPPFILASTAAAIGWDVSVFFTFYGLELLRKDLDLQISPLGNPAMPMKMPMGPDWLRKIDMNIPNSVMAAVPGFDSMATAMMKKTLGDKGVASIADLREASLEGEVKLWACQMTVDLFGYDPDVFIPEVAGWIGATSFLEMTKGADATLFV from the coding sequence ATGAATGCCATATCCAAAAAAGCCGTGCCGCAGGCGTTGCGCGATGCCCCCGCGCTTGACGCCAATCTGCAAGCTTTGATCGACCGACGCGTTGAAGAGAGATTTCAGGAACTGATGCAACAGCGCGAGGCGGAACGGGTGCCGCGCCTGTCGATCATCGCCACCAAGGGGACGCTCGACATGGCTTATCCGCCATTCATCCTGGCCTCCACGGCGGCGGCCATTGGCTGGGACGTGTCGGTATTTTTCACCTTCTACGGACTGGAACTGCTGCGCAAGGACCTGGATTTACAAATCAGCCCGCTGGGCAATCCAGCCATGCCCATGAAGATGCCCATGGGCCCCGATTGGCTTCGCAAGATCGATATGAACATCCCCAATTCGGTCATGGCGGCGGTGCCAGGCTTTGATTCCATGGCCACGGCGATGATGAAAAAGACCTTGGGCGACAAGGGGGTGGCATCCATCGCTGATCTGCGTGAGGCCAGTTTGGAGGGTGAGGTGAAGCTCTGGGCCTGCCAGATGACTGTCGATCTGTTTGGCTACGATCCCGATGTGTTCATCCCCGAAGTGGCGGGCTGGATTGGCGCCACGAGCTTCTTGGAAATGACCAAGGGTGCCGATGCCACCCTTTTTGTTTGA
- a CDS encoding sulfurtransferase TusA family protein, with protein sequence MTAHPQIVDATGLNCPLPILRLKKASKDLAPGGTLRLLSTDTGSVKDVEAFCRQTGCELLSAENDNGIHAFTIRKGA encoded by the coding sequence ATGACTGCCCATCCACAAATCGTTGATGCTACCGGCCTGAACTGTCCGCTGCCCATTCTGCGACTGAAAAAGGCCTCCAAGGACCTAGCCCCAGGGGGCACTTTGCGGCTGCTTTCCACCGATACCGGCTCGGTCAAGGATGTGGAGGCTTTTTGCCGCCAGACAGGTTGTGAATTGCTGTCGGCGGAGAATGACAACGGCATCCATGCCTTTACCATACGAAAGGGCGCCTAG
- a CDS encoding TetR/AcrR family transcriptional regulator, which produces MPRKGEETRTRIVDTANDLFYKQGFHQTSFAHIAEATGIPKGNFYFYFRSKDDLLKSVLVARTDRLRNLLESWADEYPDPLTRLDRMANILPEEMGDVSRYGCPVGSLVAELGKAEPDLKEPANAMFKLLIDWATAQFSELVGAEQAPVLARRLVARMQGMAMLSHSFGDDSWIEDETADIRAWLRQVTSP; this is translated from the coding sequence ATGCCGCGCAAGGGAGAGGAAACCAGGACCCGAATTGTCGATACCGCGAACGACCTGTTCTACAAACAGGGGTTCCATCAGACCTCCTTTGCCCATATCGCGGAGGCCACGGGCATTCCCAAGGGCAACTTCTATTTCTATTTCCGGTCCAAGGATGATCTGTTGAAGTCGGTCTTGGTCGCGCGCACGGATCGGCTGCGGAATTTGTTGGAAAGCTGGGCCGACGAATATCCCGACCCCCTGACCCGGCTTGATCGCATGGCCAATATCCTGCCCGAGGAAATGGGTGATGTGTCGCGCTATGGGTGCCCTGTGGGGTCTCTGGTGGCGGAACTGGGCAAGGCCGAACCGGATTTGAAGGAACCGGCCAATGCCATGTTCAAGCTGTTGATCGATTGGGCGACAGCCCAGTTCTCCGAATTGGTGGGGGCGGAACAAGCACCCGTGCTGGCCCGTCGTCTGGTGGCGCGCATGCAGGGCATGGCCATGCTCAGTCACAGTTTCGGGGATGATTCATGGATTGAGGACGAGACTGCCGATATCCGCGCCTGGTTGCGTCAGGTGACGAGCCCCTGA
- a CDS encoding aspartate aminotransferase family protein: MSPIVNSAAARDQACYLHPYTNLKTHQETGPLIIERGQGVRVFDDEGRAYIEGLGGLWCTSLGFSEPRLVEAATKAMQTLPFYHGFGHKSSPATIDLAEKLLSLAPVPLSKVLFANSGSESNDTAIKLIWYFNNARGRPEKKKIIARHKGYHGVTVASGSLTGLPPVQMDFDLPIDRILHTDCPHHYRFAEDGESEEDFASRLADNLETLILDEGPDTVAAFFAEPVMGAGGVLTPPATYFEKIQAVLTKYDVLLVADEVICGFGRTGNMFGCQTYDIKPDMITLAKGLSSGYLPISALMVSEEIYQAMVGESEKIGVFGHGYTYGGHPVPAAVALETLRIYEERDIVGQVRRTGPHLHARLEELADHPLVGQVRGVGLLGAVELMKDKATRTGFEPSDGVGAFCANRSLAHGLIHRAMGDSLAFSPPLIISEAEIDEMVGMFKIALDETHHWARAQGLVT; the protein is encoded by the coding sequence ATGTCCCCTATCGTCAATTCCGCCGCCGCCCGTGATCAGGCTTGTTACCTGCACCCCTATACCAACTTGAAAACCCATCAAGAGACCGGCCCCTTGATCATTGAGCGGGGACAAGGCGTGCGAGTCTTCGACGACGAGGGGCGCGCCTATATCGAAGGCCTGGGCGGGCTTTGGTGCACGTCGCTGGGATTCAGCGAGCCGCGCTTGGTGGAGGCCGCGACCAAGGCCATGCAGACGCTGCCCTTTTACCACGGCTTCGGTCACAAGAGCTCCCCGGCCACCATCGATCTGGCGGAAAAGCTCCTGTCCCTGGCCCCCGTCCCCTTGTCCAAGGTGCTGTTCGCCAATTCGGGCTCGGAGTCCAATGACACGGCAATCAAATTAATCTGGTACTTCAATAATGCCCGTGGCCGTCCGGAGAAGAAGAAGATCATCGCCCGGCATAAAGGCTATCACGGGGTCACCGTGGCATCCGGCAGCCTGACCGGGCTGCCGCCGGTGCAGATGGATTTCGACCTACCCATCGATCGCATCCTGCATACGGACTGTCCGCACCATTACCGCTTCGCCGAGGATGGCGAGAGCGAGGAGGATTTCGCCTCCCGTCTGGCCGACAACCTGGAAACCCTCATTCTCGACGAAGGTCCGGATACCGTCGCGGCCTTTTTCGCCGAGCCGGTGATGGGGGCCGGGGGGGTCCTGACCCCGCCCGCCACCTATTTCGAGAAAATTCAGGCGGTGCTGACGAAGTACGATGTGCTGCTGGTGGCCGACGAAGTCATTTGCGGTTTCGGACGCACCGGCAACATGTTCGGCTGCCAAACCTATGACATCAAACCGGACATGATCACCTTGGCCAAGGGTTTGTCTTCGGGATACCTGCCCATCTCGGCGCTGATGGTTTCCGAAGAAATCTATCAGGCCATGGTCGGCGAAAGCGAAAAGATCGGCGTGTTCGGTCATGGCTATACCTATGGCGGCCATCCGGTTCCGGCGGCGGTGGCGCTGGAAACCCTGCGCATCTACGAGGAGCGGGACATTGTCGGGCAGGTCCGCCGCACCGGACCGCACCTGCACGCGCGCCTGGAGGAACTGGCCGATCACCCGCTGGTGGGTCAGGTGCGAGGTGTCGGGCTGTTGGGCGCGGTGGAACTGATGAAGGACAAAGCCACCCGCACTGGTTTCGAGCCCTCCGACGGCGTCGGCGCCTTTTGTGCCAACCGCTCCCTGGCCCACGGCCTGATCCATCGGGCCATGGGGGACAGCCTCGCCTTTTCACCGCCGCTGATTATCTCGGAAGCAGAGATCGACGAAATGGTCGGAATGTTCAAAATTGCTCTGGACGAGACCCATCATTGGGCGCGGGCTCAGGGGCTCGTCACCTGA